From one Halothece sp. PCC 7418 genomic stretch:
- a CDS encoding GIY-YIG nuclease family protein, whose product MKMMSRGSVYIMQNPAFSSDMLKIGRTEREVFQRAKELSTTGLPDDFNVCYERDVPDCFLAEKRLHQKLKRYRYRANREFFILPLDQAISTVEEVIYNEFENNSPQPPRGIHKLNKETTFRWNFYSKSILLLFRYKNWLTDKPNLENFWGCKLGDHVLLTTRPEDDPSKLIKLAKDHGIQDSSLSEIINIYPGDRFVVIGSLTASQQLSLFEPELSIISIIDCCEYAKMIGFMENIEIHREGFPIPFGDTFDDNPPPVVHEAFNRVLEMGPPDVYPTSEYIKNLHSGFIT is encoded by the coding sequence ATGAAGATGATGAGTAGGGGTTCTGTTTACATTATGCAAAATCCTGCTTTTAGCTCAGATATGCTCAAAATTGGACGTACAGAACGTGAAGTTTTCCAAAGAGCAAAAGAATTATCTACTACAGGCTTACCAGATGACTTTAATGTTTGCTACGAAAGAGATGTTCCTGACTGTTTTCTTGCTGAAAAACGATTACACCAAAAACTGAAAAGATATCGCTATCGAGCTAATCGAGAATTTTTTATTCTACCTTTAGATCAGGCAATATCAACAGTTGAAGAAGTAATTTACAATGAATTTGAAAACAATTCACCTCAGCCACCTAGAGGAATTCATAAGTTAAATAAAGAGACTACTTTTAGATGGAACTTCTACTCTAAGAGTATTCTTCTTCTATTTAGATATAAAAATTGGCTTACAGACAAACCTAATCTGGAAAACTTTTGGGGGTGTAAACTAGGAGATCATGTGCTTCTAACAACTAGACCAGAAGATGATCCTTCTAAATTAATTAAATTAGCTAAAGATCATGGAATACAAGATTCTTCTTTAAGTGAAATCATCAATATTTATCCAGGGGATAGATTTGTTGTTATTGGATCTTTAACTGCTTCTCAACAACTATCTCTTTTTGAACCAGAACTTTCAATTATCAGTATTATTGATTGTTGCGAATATGCAAAGATGATAGGTTTTATGGAAAATATAGAAATACATCGCGAAGGTTTTCCCATTCCTTTTGGTGATACTTTTGATGATAATCCTCCACCAGTAGTTCATGAAGCCTTTAATAGAGTCCTAGAAATGGGTCCACCTGATGTTTATCCAACCTCTGAGTATATTAAAAACCTCCATTCAGGTTTTATAACTTAG
- a CDS encoding XisI protein encodes MGKVDRYREYVQTLLSEYAADDVSTDEVEVQLIFDTERDHYQWMNVGWQQLHRIYRCIIHFDIKNDKIWLQQNLTDQNPADDLVVMGVPKEDIVLGLQPPLKRQYTDYGAA; translated from the coding sequence ATGGGAAAAGTAGATCGCTATCGAGAATATGTTCAGACATTACTCAGCGAGTATGCTGCTGATGATGTCTCCACTGATGAAGTGGAAGTCCAACTCATCTTTGATACAGAACGAGATCATTATCAGTGGATGAATGTTGGTTGGCAACAATTACATCGAATTTATCGTTGCATCATTCACTTTGACATTAAAAATGATAAGATTTGGCTTCAACAAAATCTAACCGACCAAAATCCTGCAGATGATTTAGTTGTCATGGGAGTTCCGAAAGAAGATATTGTGTTAGGGTTACAACCTCCTCTCAAACGCCAGTACACTGATTATGGTGCAGCTTGA
- a CDS encoding type II toxin-antitoxin system HicB family antitoxin: MSQHTRQVILYKDEDGYWIVECPSLKGCHSQGRTKEEALSNIKEAIVGYIAALEEDGLQVPEDDFETFLVVV; this comes from the coding sequence ATGAGTCAGCACACAAGACAAGTTATTTTATACAAGGATGAAGACGGTTATTGGATTGTCGAGTGTCCCAGCCTGAAAGGATGTCATAGTCAAGGAAGGACAAAAGAGGAAGCTCTCTCGAATATTAAGGAAGCCATTGTGGGCTATATTGCTGCTTTGGAAGAGGACGGTCTCCAGGTTCCAGAAGATGATTTTGAAACATTTTTAGTGGTGGTGTGA
- a CDS encoding type II toxin-antitoxin system HicA family toxin: MTKLPSISGQECIKALEKIGFYQKRQAGSHIIMRRDEPFTQVVVPNHSEIAKGTLRSIIREIGLSVDEFIAFL, translated from the coding sequence GTGACTAAGTTACCAAGTATTTCAGGTCAAGAATGTATTAAGGCTCTGGAAAAGATTGGTTTTTATCAAAAGCGACAAGCAGGTAGCCATATTATCATGCGAAGAGATGAACCCTTTACCCAAGTTGTTGTTCCCAATCATTCAGAAATTGCCAAAGGGACACTCAGATCAATTATTCGAGAGATTGGATTGAGTGTTGATGAGTTTATTGCGTTTCTGTAG
- a CDS encoding Spy/CpxP family protein refolding chaperone: MSLRRISLFTLVFLSLSATSAFAGANSYFQTSETAQVIAQSFEDESDFSPRRRGRRGGQFMDALDLSDAQKNDLQRIRNEYQPRFMEQREALFEARQALRNMMVDDNTSSSELRRQHDKILNLRQEMGNLRFESMLEMRDVLTPEQREDFAELMDERRENRGRGRRGRGRGFRGGRFDD; the protein is encoded by the coding sequence ATGTCTTTACGTCGTATTTCTCTCTTTACCCTTGTATTTCTCTCTCTCAGTGCAACTAGCGCCTTTGCGGGAGCTAATTCTTATTTCCAAACCTCAGAAACGGCTCAAGTAATTGCTCAATCTTTCGAGGATGAATCCGATTTTAGTCCCCGTCGTCGCGGGAGAAGAGGAGGACAGTTTATGGATGCGCTGGATCTCAGTGATGCTCAAAAAAATGATCTCCAACGGATTCGCAATGAGTATCAACCTCGATTCATGGAACAACGAGAAGCCCTATTTGAGGCGCGACAAGCCCTCCGCAACATGATGGTGGATGATAACACTTCTAGCAGTGAGTTACGCCGTCAACACGATAAAATCCTTAATCTCCGACAAGAAATGGGGAATTTACGCTTTGAAAGTATGCTAGAAATGCGAGACGTTTTAACCCCTGAACAACGGGAAGACTTTGCGGAGTTAATGGACGAACGTCGTGAAAATCGGGGACGCGGTCGTCGTGGTCGCGGTCGTGGCTTCCGAGGCGGACGCTTTGATGATTAA